Genomic DNA from Candidatus Bathyarchaeia archaeon:
CAAGCAGCACCTATAGCAGCGATACACCAAGAGAACTTATCAACTTGAAGCTGGCTGCCTTCATGGTAAGTTAACCTCTTTTCTTCTCTATACCCCTTAGCCGCTGATACATCAATTGTTTGATATAGAGTCTTTCCGTCCTTAACTTTAGTGCCTATTTCAGGCACAAATTCACGCTTACTATAGAGATCAAGTATCTTACTAAAGTGTTGAATTGCTATATCTTTTACATCTTCTAAAGGCAGTTTACCTTTCAAATCTTTTCGTTCCTTAAAAGTTTGAAATACAAAAGGCCACGAGTTGCTTTCTGTTTTCTCAAAAATTTTGGGATCTGGACCTTGCGGGGCATCTCCTTTTACATTTATAGTATAAGCATAACCGTGATCATGGATGAATATTGGAGTCTCATTCCCTAGGCCGCCTATTAGAAGAGACAGCCCATAAGCTCTGAAACAATCAAACATTTCAAATCCAGTTTTGTTAACAATGAATCTACGGCTCATGTGTAATTAATTTGTCAATTATTTTTAAATAAATTTTCGTCTTTAATTGCAAAGGATTCTCTGTCGCTTAAACGAAGTATTCTCGATATTATACAATATGCTGTAAAGGGCTTTAACGCCTCAAAGTTAAACATGCGTGTTTCTAACTTCTTATATGAGTTTTCTGATGTTCGTATTTCTGCTGGATCCACGTCTATTGAGTATTCTTCACATACTTCTCTGATTGCGCCTTTGTAATAACTTCTCCATCCAAGCTCATAGGGCAATATTTCTTCTGCCCTAGTGTGGTGATGGTGGGCCATAGCGAATTTGAACGCCAATGCAAAATATATGTTGGGAAGTAAACTCTTGAAAATGGGATAAATCGCGTCCGCAGATATTGTTGCATGAGGCGGGACTCTTTGTTGATAAGCTGTGTGAGCGAGCGGGGTGTCATCCTCTTGTATTCCTATACTTTTTTGCCATTTGATGTTAAGCTTCCCTAAATCGTGAAGAGCAACACTTATTGCCAGCAAACCTTCTGTAGTGCGTTGGTCAAGACCAATAATATCTGCTAACAAGCGAATGGGCCGCATCTCTTTTTCCTTAAGCCTTTTAAATGCTTGGAGGCACTTTCTTGAATGCTCAACCCATGTTTCCTCCTTATAATCATAGCTTAATGCCATCGGATCCCGCATCTTACTTTCTACGGGGTTAAGGACTGAACCCTTCTCACCCAAAATTAAACCCATTTTCGCATCATATTTTGCGTAATCCGAATGTATTATGCAAAACCCATATGGATATAATCTGCCATGAATTTTGAGGTCTACAGATGGTTTTCCATACTCGTCATGTTCAAAAACGACTTCCCAATATTTTGCCCTATTCAAATATCGTTCTAAGACTCTAATATCAACATTAAGCCATGGCATACATAAAAGTTCTTCATATTTTAATGTTTCAGGATTATCCCATATCGTTACATTTGTCCCTAAAATTTCACGGACATTTCTTTCTATTCCATACCGATCTCCTTTAAATGCGGCGTCACTTAAACTCAGCACCACCCTGTATCTGCACCGATCATCATTCATTATCGTCTTGAAAGTTTCGTTCAAGATGCTGTTCACAAATTCGAGTTCCTCTTTCCAATGGATTATCTTACCGTCAAGATTTTCTACAACATAATTTCTGCTTCGTTCAATCTCTATTCCGCCATACGGTGCAGGAAAAGCCACATCGTAAACTGCAACCTCACCATGCCCACCTTCACGTGCACACCGACCGATTCTTTGTACGAGCGCGTCAGGAGGTGCAAGCTCTGTCAGTAGTAAATCACAAGAAATATCTAGTCCAACTTCGCACACCTGTGTAGTTATTATTAACGATTTAACATTTTTGTCTCTAATGGATGCCTTCATATTTTTTTCAATTCTCTTTCTATCTTCATCCAAAAATCTAGAATGTAATAAATAGACGTCAAAATCTTGAGCCTTAAGCTGTTTTTCAACAGTTTCATAAATGTTTTGTGCGCGGTCTACAGTGTTACAAACAACCATGATTTTGCTATAAGTTTCTGCGGCCTTTATAACATCTTTTGCTTCAAGAATCTTGCTACACCACCTCAAAACGACATGTCGATCTCTCCTCTTAGGTATATCTTTTTCATTTCCTTCAATCACTTCAACTTTATTACCAAAGACGGGGTTATCCATAAACCACTCTATAAAGGATTCTGGCAATGTAGCGGACATAATTAAGAAGGGCAATCCCAACTTTGCTGCCCTCTCTAAAAGAACAAGCATACTTTGAAGACCTAATTCATAATCATAGACATGCGCTTCATCAAAGCATAGAAAGGAGGAGACAGCAGCTCCTGCGGGAATATTCCCAAAATGTACTGGTAAACTTAACGGAGTGCAACAATAGGCACCCACAGTCTGGTCGATAGTTGCAACTATGATATCGCTCCTGAAAAATGGATCTTTGGAGTTTGCTCCATGTTGAGGTGAAACTGTATACTTGCTTTCGGTTTTAGCTAAGCCTCTTGTTATACG
This window encodes:
- the cas3 gene encoding CRISPR-associated helicase Cas3'; this translates as MVSLLKEVFFKILDGRKPYPHQLKTAENLVNGKSVILRAPCGSGKTEAAYAPMLLDLDNILPNRLVYSLPTRALVEDIAERITRGLAKTESKYTVSPQHGANSKDPFFRSDIIVATIDQTVGAYCCTPLSLPVHFGNIPAGAAVSSFLCFDEAHVYDYELGLQSMLVLLERAAKLGLPFLIMSATLPESFIEWFMDNPVFGNKVEVIEGNEKDIPKRRDRHVVLRWCSKILEAKDVIKAAETYSKIMVVCNTVDRAQNIYETVEKQLKAQDFDVYLLHSRFLDEDRKRIEKNMKASIRDKNVKSLIITTQVCEVGLDISCDLLLTELAPPDALVQRIGRCAREGGHGEVAVYDVAFPAPYGGIEIERSRNYVVENLDGKIIHWKEELEFVNSILNETFKTIMNDDRCRYRVVLSLSDAAFKGDRYGIERNVREILGTNVTIWDNPETLKYEELLCMPWLNVDIRVLERYLNRAKYWEVVFEHDEYGKPSVDLKIHGRLYPYGFCIIHSDYAKYDAKMGLILGEKGSVLNPVESKMRDPMALSYDYKEETWVEHSRKCLQAFKRLKEKEMRPIRLLADIIGLDQRTTEGLLAISVALHDLGKLNIKWQKSIGIQEDDTPLAHTAYQQRVPPHATISADAIYPIFKSLLPNIYFALAFKFAMAHHHHTRAEEILPYELGWRSYYKGAIREVCEEYSIDVDPAEIRTSENSYKKLETRMFNFEALKPFTAYCIISRILRLSDRESFAIKDENLFKNN